A window of the Roseburia sp. 831b genome harbors these coding sequences:
- the essC gene encoding type VII secretion protein EssC: MEYQYKVIISNRTIYKEFEIQSDMDKVKLGTGSSCEFRLNPENFFSEFEIEFRKEGKKWVLECSDEIYISKGDMRKLLSTDIAHGDVLSIRYASTGNEVFELRFLIDFEAKIPFYNWYVELGNTMDIATDATADLILKSRFSNNSKIRLTASGNTYLLEEIVSEYGVYLNGRKMQQKTALKDCDFFSVAEFHFYYRDRKIFFDRENLEVANGAIKELSVQSNHFRYPLFNRNTRIRKQLSDEKIEILDAPAIPKKPENNIVLTLMPSVAMLALMVVVRGVMNPSGGSYVIFSVCSMGLGIVTSVLGFFSGKKQYKKDCADRINKYTNYIEKKKLEVSTDRQEELESLNETYCNVQQDIDIAIHFDRRLFERTREDEDFLSIYLGQGTITSKRQIDYKKQERLEVGDELTEMPEKIYHLFEKIDRAPICSDMKNSNAIGIVGEKESLYGMFKNIVIDIAVRHYYGDVRIFMLVDDESKYRWIRLLPHLVNDSGIRNIVFNNESKNNIFESLYRELTYREQSEEIPYYGVVLVENEFGIKNHPISRYIERASELGMTFVFFERSVEELPLHCDEIIQLHSDTEGEICKSEDGNQVQEFEYQAVSDQQAAQVVQKLAPVYCEEISLENSLRKNITLYELLHIFTAEDLDLKQRWSESQIYKSMAAPLGVNAKDEVVTLNLHEKAHGPHGLVAGTTGSGKSEILQSYILSAATIFHPYEIGFVIIDFKGGGMVNQFRDLPHLIGAITNIDGNEVQRSLKSIKAELMKRQNLFAEAGVNHIDKYIQLYKEKKVSVALPHLVIIVDEFAELKAEQPEFMKELISAARIGRSLGVHLILATQKPSGVVDAQIWSNSKFKLCLKVQSKEDSNEVLKTPLAAEIKEPGRAYLQVGNNEIFELFQSAYSGAPATMEETEGNKEFGINQLNFAGMKKMVYQKKKAKRKDSQNKNQLDAIVEYIASYCEKEHIKKLPNICMPPLPQVLDYKNGERTDAEEIYATIGLLDDPDRQLQEELSINVTSQNYMIIGSAQCGKTNVLQTIIRSIAENYTPQEVNLYMIDFGSMILRNFAELNHCGGVVCVSDDEKLKNLFKLLNTEVKKRKEKLAEAGVSSFVAYKEAGKSDLPQIVVLIDNMTALKEMYLQDQDYLLPLCRDGIAVGVSFVVANVQTSGIGYRYLNNFEGRMTLFCNETSEYGVMFEGCRMKLPNIPGRSLVQRNKNTYECQMYLSFEGEKEFERVREIKKFVEEQNAKYAGQKAKVIPEIPKELNVDYMQKVYPNYQKEGNVVLGLDYNTVLPSVLDLTAGGMLTLSGKKEKGKDAFAKYFVESMLKETFGETELYILDDMTRKWGDYEFHPNTAVYSNTSETIQAVIDEMDQRVQMRYEQFSEGQFDALKEEPWLVLVVESSDAIAELSGNKQAMSAIKSWIGKYRNMKVFLLMSNVENNNIAFSAPDLLKVVKDNRRYLIFEDANNIKLCDISISVTKKYAKPLEPGEAFYVHENELTKLKTVTLS, from the coding sequence ATGGAATATCAGTATAAAGTAATTATCAGTAATAGAACAATCTATAAAGAATTTGAAATTCAGTCGGATATGGACAAGGTAAAACTTGGAACAGGGTCTTCCTGCGAATTTCGTCTGAATCCGGAAAACTTTTTCTCGGAGTTCGAGATTGAATTTCGCAAAGAAGGAAAAAAATGGGTGCTAGAGTGTTCGGATGAGATTTATATCAGCAAGGGGGACATGCGGAAGCTCTTATCAACGGATATTGCACATGGAGATGTGCTCTCAATTCGTTATGCCTCCACCGGAAACGAAGTATTTGAACTGCGTTTCTTAATTGATTTTGAGGCAAAGATACCTTTTTATAACTGGTATGTAGAGCTTGGAAACACCATGGATATCGCCACGGATGCAACAGCAGATCTTATTTTAAAAAGCAGATTCAGCAATAACAGTAAGATAAGACTAACTGCAAGCGGCAACACCTATTTATTAGAGGAGATTGTATCCGAGTATGGTGTCTACCTGAACGGAAGAAAGATGCAGCAAAAGACAGCGCTAAAGGATTGTGATTTCTTCTCGGTTGCAGAATTTCACTTTTATTATCGTGACCGAAAAATCTTTTTTGACAGAGAGAATCTTGAGGTTGCAAATGGCGCAATCAAGGAATTAAGTGTGCAAAGCAATCATTTTCGATATCCGCTGTTCAATCGGAATACACGTATTCGAAAGCAGCTTTCGGATGAAAAAATAGAGATTTTAGATGCACCGGCGATTCCAAAGAAACCAGAGAATAACATTGTGTTAACATTGATGCCATCAGTTGCTATGTTAGCGCTGATGGTGGTTGTACGTGGAGTCATGAATCCGTCAGGTGGTTCCTATGTCATCTTCAGTGTCTGCTCCATGGGGTTAGGAATCGTTACGTCAGTATTAGGATTTTTCTCAGGAAAGAAGCAGTATAAAAAAGACTGTGCAGATCGAATCAATAAGTATACCAATTATATTGAAAAGAAAAAGCTGGAGGTATCGACAGACAGGCAAGAGGAATTAGAAAGCTTAAACGAAACTTACTGCAATGTGCAGCAGGATATTGATATCGCAATTCATTTTGACAGACGTCTTTTTGAAAGAACAAGAGAAGATGAGGATTTCCTAAGTATTTATTTGGGACAAGGAACGATTACTTCTAAGCGGCAGATTGATTATAAAAAGCAAGAGCGCCTAGAAGTAGGGGATGAGCTGACAGAGATGCCAGAAAAAATTTATCATCTCTTTGAAAAAATTGACCGTGCACCAATCTGTTCGGATATGAAAAATTCGAATGCAATTGGAATTGTAGGGGAAAAAGAATCCTTATATGGCATGTTTAAAAATATTGTTATCGATATTGCAGTTCGTCATTACTATGGAGATGTAAGAATTTTTATGCTGGTTGATGATGAAAGCAAGTATCGCTGGATTCGTCTTTTACCACACCTTGTAAATGATAGTGGAATTCGAAATATTGTATTCAATAACGAAAGCAAAAACAATATTTTCGAGAGTTTATATCGGGAACTGACTTATCGGGAGCAGTCAGAGGAAATTCCATATTACGGAGTTGTACTTGTAGAAAATGAGTTTGGAATCAAGAATCACCCAATTTCAAGATACATAGAAAGAGCGTCTGAGCTTGGAATGACATTTGTGTTCTTTGAGAGAAGTGTAGAGGAACTCCCACTGCACTGTGATGAGATTATTCAGTTACATTCTGATACCGAAGGAGAAATCTGCAAGTCGGAAGATGGAAACCAGGTGCAAGAATTTGAATACCAGGCAGTGTCAGATCAGCAGGCAGCACAGGTTGTACAAAAGCTGGCACCGGTATATTGTGAAGAAATCAGCCTTGAGAATTCTCTGCGAAAAAATATTACGCTTTACGAGCTGCTTCATATTTTTACAGCGGAGGATTTGGATTTAAAACAGCGTTGGAGTGAATCACAGATTTATAAATCCATGGCAGCACCGTTAGGTGTCAATGCCAAAGATGAAGTTGTGACACTCAATTTGCATGAAAAAGCACATGGTCCTCACGGACTTGTAGCCGGTACGACAGGTTCAGGTAAGAGTGAAATATTACAGAGCTATATTTTGTCTGCCGCAACAATTTTCCATCCTTATGAAATTGGATTTGTGATTATCGATTTTAAGGGTGGTGGAATGGTAAATCAGTTCCGAGACCTGCCACATCTGATAGGTGCAATTACCAATATTGATGGAAATGAGGTACAGCGTTCCTTAAAATCCATCAAGGCGGAATTAATGAAACGACAAAATCTGTTTGCGGAAGCTGGTGTAAACCATATTGATAAGTACATTCAATTATATAAAGAAAAGAAAGTATCAGTTGCGTTGCCACACCTTGTGATTATCGTAGATGAGTTCGCAGAGTTAAAGGCGGAACAGCCAGAGTTTATGAAAGAGTTGATTAGTGCGGCACGTATTGGACGAAGTTTAGGGGTTCACCTGATACTTGCAACACAGAAACCAAGTGGTGTGGTAGATGCCCAAATCTGGTCAAACTCCAAGTTTAAATTGTGTTTGAAAGTACAGTCAAAAGAAGACAGTAACGAGGTGTTAAAGACACCGCTAGCGGCAGAAATCAAAGAGCCAGGACGTGCGTACTTGCAGGTTGGAAATAATGAGATTTTTGAGTTGTTCCAGTCTGCGTATAGTGGGGCGCCGGCAACCATGGAGGAAACCGAAGGTAATAAAGAATTTGGAATCAATCAGCTCAATTTTGCCGGTATGAAAAAGATGGTTTATCAGAAGAAAAAGGCAAAAAGAAAAGATTCCCAGAACAAAAACCAGCTGGATGCAATTGTGGAGTATATCGCGTCCTACTGTGAAAAGGAGCACATAAAAAAATTGCCAAATATCTGTATGCCGCCACTGCCACAGGTGCTTGATTACAAGAACGGCGAGAGAACTGATGCAGAAGAGATTTATGCAACCATTGGTCTTTTAGATGATCCGGATAGACAGCTGCAGGAAGAACTAAGCATCAATGTTACCTCACAAAATTACATGATAATTGGCTCCGCACAATGTGGAAAGACCAATGTATTGCAGACCATTATCCGAAGCATTGCAGAAAATTATACACCACAAGAAGTAAACTTATACATGATTGATTTTGGCTCCATGATTTTAAGAAACTTTGCAGAATTAAATCATTGTGGAGGCGTTGTCTGCGTATCCGATGATGAGAAGCTAAAAAATCTGTTCAAACTTTTGAACACAGAGGTGAAAAAGAGAAAAGAAAAGCTCGCAGAGGCAGGTGTCAGCTCTTTTGTAGCATACAAGGAAGCCGGAAAATCAGATTTGCCACAGATTGTAGTGCTCATTGATAATATGACAGCGTTAAAAGAAATGTATCTTCAGGATCAGGATTATCTGCTGCCACTTTGCAGAGACGGTATTGCAGTAGGTGTTTCCTTTGTTGTTGCAAATGTGCAGACATCCGGAATCGGCTATCGCTATCTAAATAACTTTGAAGGAAGAATGACACTGTTTTGCAATGAGACTTCTGAGTACGGAGTTATGTTTGAAGGTTGTAGAATGAAACTTCCAAATATCCCGGGACGAAGTCTGGTTCAGCGAAACAAGAATACATATGAGTGCCAGATGTACTTGTCGTTTGAAGGAGAAAAAGAGTTTGAGCGAGTACGCGAGATTAAGAAATTTGTGGAAGAGCAGAATGCGAAGTATGCAGGTCAAAAAGCAAAAGTGATTCCAGAAATACCAAAGGAATTAAATGTGGATTATATGCAAAAGGTATATCCAAATTACCAGAAAGAGGGAAATGTGGTACTTGGTCTGGACTACAACACGGTATTACCAAGTGTGCTTGATCTCACCGCAGGTGGAATGCTGACACTTTCCGGTAAAAAGGAAAAAGGAAAAGATGCTTTTGCAAAATATTTTGTGGAATCAATGCTTAAGGAAACATTTGGAGAGACAGAATTATATATTCTAGACGATATGACGCGCAAGTGGGGGGACTATGAATTCCATCCAAACACTGCAGTATATTCCAATACATCAGAGACCATCCAGGCTGTGATTGACGAGATGGATCAAAGAGTGCAGATGCGTTATGAGCAGTTCTCGGAAGGACAATTCGATGCGTTGAAAGAGGAGCCATGGCTGGTACTTGTGGTTGAAAGCTCCGATGCAATCGCAGAGTTAAGTGGAAACAAGCAGGCGATGTCAGCCATCAAGAGCTGGATTGGAAAATACAGAAATATGAAAGTATTTCTCTTGATGTCAAATGTGGAAAATAACAATATTGCATTCAGCGCACCAGATCTGTTAAAGGTTGTGAAAGATAACCGCAGATATCTGATATTCGAAGATGCAAATAATATTAAATTGTGTGACATTTCCATCAGTGTCACAAAGAAGTATGCAAAGCCTCTTGAACCAGGGGAAGCATTCTATGTTCATGAAAATGAATTGACAAAATTAAAGACAGTTACATTAAGTTGA
- a CDS encoding WXG100 family type VII secretion target, with translation MAVNKVDYEVLTNGVSVYANQAEALDEVIQALVKMNGELQNGWTNQTADAFIERFEDEYKPALENARDAVQSISDFIQNYMQNRQDDDAQGAAAVRA, from the coding sequence ATGGCAGTGAACAAAGTTGATTATGAGGTACTTACAAATGGTGTAAGCGTGTACGCTAACCAGGCAGAAGCATTGGACGAGGTAATCCAGGCTTTGGTGAAAATGAATGGAGAATTACAGAATGGTTGGACAAACCAGACTGCAGATGCATTCATTGAAAGATTTGAAGATGAGTACAAACCAGCACTTGAAAACGCAAGAGATGCCGTTCAGAGTATTTCAGACTTCATCCAGAACTACATGCAGAATAGACAGGATGATGATGCACAGGGTGCAGCAGCAGTAAGAGCCTAA